The sequence actttcagagccgacaTGACCCATCCTacgtagctgctggatctttattcaccgcactatgtctatgtcgtcataaagctcatacagcttattgaATCCAGCTTGAATTTACTAAGGATAAAACAAAGTATCCACTGGACTCACGCAAAGAGTCCCCGtctattgtgtaaaattttagGCAACCATAGGAACCCTCTCTGACGAGCAAAAGCCTGTCACTTTGTTCGCATTTTATATGGAACAGAAACGTGGACCGTGCCAAACGAGTACGACTGAGTGCTAGGTAggagtattgttgttgttgtcgttgttataGCAGTTTACTAAGCCCTGCCGGTATGGTGTAGGCACCAgtcgtcatcgtctaactcatctaacggcaaGCCCAGGCTATTAGGCGAATGGATTTATggaggcatgtgaaaaggtggctaGAATCCTCGGTgtgcttttcacagaaggtcgacgctcgctctggacgcttcagtacatcaacaaccgatgaaaatgaagaaaattgttacggagaatcgtcgaatcacaattaaagAAGTTTCTGAGggtgtcggcatatcggttggctcatgccatgcaatcatttcggaaattttgggcacgAAGCGTGTGGCGGgcaagttcgttccaaaattgaatttttactaaaaacaacgtcgcatgagcatcgctcaggaattgttgaatgacgggTATATGAATTGTATATATTGTTCAAttatgggtatatggttatgacatcgaaagcaaagcccaatcgtcccaatggaagagtccagtaGAGTCAAGATCAAAAAAAAGCtcgccaagttcgatcaaatgtcaagggtTTGCTCACTGTTCTCTTCAATTACCATGGCatagtgcatcatgagttcttaccacaaggtcgtacggtaaataaggcATATCACCTTGAAGTTATACGCCGTTTGCGtaaagcaatacgaaaaaacgcCCGAAGTTGtggaaaaaatgcatggcttttgcatcatgacaatgcacctgctcactcgtctttgcttgtgagaggtTACTTGGTtaaaaacaacaccgttatcatgctGCAGCCAccatattcaccagatttggcccctacgACTCTTTCTTGTTCCCAATATTGATGAGACCCATGAAATGACGGAGTTTTGCGACGACTGaagagataaaaaccgaatcgctgagaaaGCTCAACAAATCTTGACAAATCTTCTAGTTCGCAATATGAGCTCGGTTAATTCCGCGATAGTTTCCGTTCAGTTTGCAGGTTAACCTTTCTCTGGAATTGGTAATTCATCATTTCGTCCAACCATACTCtacatacagtttgtcaagacaGTATTTTGACATCTACTAATCCGAGATATTGCTTaaagaaatatgtattttttcatgGTGTTCTTTCATTCTTTGGCTTTATTtgactaatataaataatttatataatagaATATACAGttgaaaaataacacaaaaaacaaaaacaaagtaaaaattatatCCACTTCAAACACAGCTATCAAGaaagtatttttacatttccagttaataactttaaattatatgaatgttttaaaaaataaaatgtgaatcaCTACTTCAACCCCGAGCATCTATACCACCGTCTAGTCTGCTTTTCATAACGTGAATCAATTTATGAACATTATCGTCCTGGGATATCTTGTGTCATTCCTCGAAAATAACGTTTATGACCTCTGCTCGGACTTCTGAgagttttttacaactttttctttaaatatgcccACAAATTTCCTATTGGATTCATATCCAGGCTTTGAGCTCGTGTATCAGATACTTTACTTCAATCAAAAAACTGCTACGTTCTGGCCATATGAGCTTTATGTGTTGGATCATTGTCCTGGTAGAATTTAAACTGAGGGTTGTGGTCAACAATGAAGCCAAATTTTGTTGCATTGTTTGTCCCTTGAGGTGTTTGAGTGAAAGATTattcgcaagatttttggacctttgaacGTTAGTGACGGTGATTATCGTAGCCGATGAAACAATGAgcagtatgagctttacaacgagACAGACATAGTGGAGCGAATAAACTGcagtcatgtcatccgaatgtatacaaacactccggctctgaaagtattcgatgcgttaccagctggtggtagcagaggaagagtaaggcctcctctgcgttgaaaagattaaatggaaaaggacttggcttcacttggtgtgcccaactggcgccggttagcacgataaagaagcgactggcgcgctttcgttcccacgacagtcggttccacgttaccggaatgacccggattcatatccgaccaaggactgtcacttcagcagtatgccccatatatgtatggggaatgtttatgttgctacaacaactggcgcgctttgttaaacctggccaaaatcgcgtaagaggttatcgcgccaatcaagaagaagaatattcaaatattgacgTGCATCCATCCTATCTTCCATTAACACCAAATCACTTGCTGGATATGCATGCCCACGACTAAAAGTTTGCCAAATTTTACTGTCGATACAGGTATAATATTGCGCCTTTCCAGTGCTTTTAATGACTGCCTCCACCCATTATCCCATCGTTGTAATACAAAATGATTTTAGCCTCATCGCAGGTTATCACAACATCCCAGTAGCTATAAGGTTTAGCTACGTGCGTTCTACTCGAAGATAGCCGTCTTTGACTATGCGGTGCAGAGAACAAAGCCTTCTTTCAAGCGACTCGTGAAGTATATTGGTTCTTTTGCAAAGCTTGGCGGACTGTTTCATGAAAAACTTCGACCCTACACTCATCTCCAAGCTCATTAGCAAGATTTCTTGTCAAAATATGGGAGTTTGCGCCTACTTTTCTCACCAAAATACGTTCGGCGCCGTCAGATATTTTCTATGTTCTTCCACTTGCAGATTTTGGCTCCagcatattttcattttttgcacAATTTATTGTATCATAAACAGTTTTTTGGGTTAAATATATCATTACTGATAACTGTTGCACTGACCAACTGAGTCACCTCAAACGATGTCCGTTTTCCAGGTATTTTTGGGTTCTTTATAATTTACGtagaatttgatattttgattaaCAAACCACTCTTACGATCATTTTATGGCTGATTTATGACTAACGCAACAACAACTCGGTAAGATAACAAATCGTTTTAGCAAACGATGGCAAAAATAGATATGTAAAAATacctcctttttttatttactttttttttttgctgatagCTGAGAtaagcatttgtttttgtttttgtttctgtttgctTCGGTGGATTTAAAAAGTTAACACTACGAAATGGTGGAAACTGTGTAAGTTAGTGAAATAATTTGGAAAGTCTCTCCAAATTCAATAGGAAGCGATGGTTTTAGTTAAAGAACTGTAAATGACTTGAATATCTTTGTATgtcaaaacattttcttgacaCACTGCATGAGTTTAAACATGCACTAGCTGCTCACAGccgtatttttattgaaataaagctAATGATGAAAGTTCTATATGTTCTAACAAGaggttcaattaaaattaaaaaaaaatgattgccgcgtacacttctgataggacgagctcctcctcttatttgggGCGTGCgtgctgatgttgttccacatataaaagggcctacagttttaagccgacttcgaacagcaaatggttttttttatgaggagctttttcatggcagaaatactctcaaaggtttgtcattgcttgccgaggagcgaccgctactagaaaaaactttttatataattttgctgtttcaagcacggagactcgaacctacgaaTCTCAATCTCGACTagtagtctcgcaccaacccattcagctacaaCAGCCGAAGGttcaatggaaaaaaaaaactttccatCATTCAAACGTTGAGGAAATAAatggaatataattttttctatttcaagTACTCAATCcatattttagatttttattcttcgatatcaaatattttcttatagcTCTTCAAACGTGAACGAGAGTTATCGAAAACGGCAAAAAAGTTATGTGTAAATTGAAATCGaaactcaaataaatttaatacttaAGCTACAAATATTATTGTtcatataatattatctatgtacttatatacatatgttctgacactaatatacaatcatttcaaaagtaaaatattaccgAGTTACGTAAATGCAGATGTAATGAATAAAACATCAATTTTCCGTCTTAGATTTCGAAcagtttttaatagaaatatgtggCAAAAATCTTATTTGTACACTTGAATCACTCACCCCCTCAATTTCCTTATCGAATCGAACCGGTCGTAACCGACACAGCACAATAATCAGGTAAATAAAGTTGACCACGAAAAATAGCCCAGACCAGAGCACGACATCCGGCTTACACTCTACCAGGTAGCCGTACATTGCCATTAGCGTGCACCCAATAAGAATGAGCGCCCGCAGCCACAGTGCACCGAAAGGCCCATGCGGCGCCAGAAATGCCAGTAAGAAGAAGGCATTGCCCAGTTGGAAATAAAGATGATGTGGTCTTTGCCAAATCATACATTGTTCGATCGACCAATCGCCTGGATTAAGAGATCGCAGAGTACCGTTGTTGTCCCATGTAATGGTTCCACTGCCCGCACTGCTGCCAACTGATGTTGTTGTATGCGCTATCGAAGTACCACTTACAGTCCCCGTCGTTAGAGCGTTAACTTGGACGCCTTCTATACCTCCATTTGGAGTGGCTGCCAACGGCATCGTGCCGCCTATCACAGTATCCACATTATCCGCTGCGACAGCTGTATTTATCGCCACCGTAGTAGCTGCAGCTACCGCCGTTGTCGCCAGATTAAATACACCCAAATGTATGCCAACATTGTAATTTGTTGAGTCCACCAACCCGAGTGCGAGCGCACTTATGAGCAACATATTTTATTATGCTCTTAGTAGACTTGAAATAATTCGGCGCGATAACAGTGAGTCATTCGGGATAAGGGTTTAAATATCTTCTCTTTTTTgacatatgaaatttaaaaaaatgtttttatcttTTTGCTGGTTACTACTGTTGTATGGCTGTTATTTTCTTCAGTGAAACTGTTTAAGATTATGACGACCCTTTTAATCTCTTGGTTGAGTCGTCCATTTGCATAGCTCAAGTTGCCTGTTTCAATGTATGTTTTCTGCAAGAAATTACAAGAACATATTAATTAAAGCATacatataacaaaataatataacaacattaaaaagtaatgatataaattaaaaaatcaggTTCCTCCAAAAATTCATTCTGCTAACCCTAAAACGCAGAACGGGAACGTAAATACAGCCACAGAAATTCGACGCAAAAATTATCTGTTCTTTGTCGTTGTCCATgcgtatttagtttttactgttTGTTTAGATAAAAATGTGAATAATACGATTCTGTAATTATGATAAGCACAATTTTGAATGGCTAACCGGCAACCGGCAAGAGTAGAGATCTGCCTGTTTGCTGATGGCACTCTACTCTATATAACTGGTATTTCAACGCGCGAATTTATTGAAAGAATGAacactaacttaaaaaaaatattttaacaattaagaaattaaaactcAATGTTTACAAAACTAAGGCTATCATAGTAAATGGAAATTCAAATGAAGATGCAATCATAGATAATGAAGCTATAGAAAATCTATGAAATTAAATACCTaggataagaaataaataaataaataattggcgcgtacacttcagttatgtgtttggcccagctccttctcctatttgtggcgtgagtcttgatgttgttgcataaagagacctacagttttaagccggctccgaacgccAAATGCTTTTTATGAAgacctttttcatgacagaaattcactaggaggtttgccattgcctgccgaggagcaaccggtattagaaaaaacctgttTCTGGTATTTGATGTTTATGCACGGCATTCGAAtctatgcacttccgaatggtagtcacgcactcggctacggcggtcgcctagGGATAGATATACAATAgacgaaatttgaattttgaaagccATTTGAACTATGTGTGTAGCGAAAATCTTTGCTGTTTCTGGTTTTTTCGTAGAATTGGAAGAAGATTGTCAATTGATAACGCCTTAAGatcataattataatataagcaTAATCTGATGATCAAGCATCACCTTGAGTATTGCTCTTCAATATTGTTCCTGGATTCAAAAGAAATGAGAATCAGgctgcaaaaattacaaaataagggTGTGCGTTGTATTCTATTGTGCAATATATTGACCCCCAATGACATGCATGCTCGATACTTTAGAATGGCTTAATATCAACCAATGAATGTAATGAATGTTTTCATGGCAACTGGTATATATGGGAGAAGTGCAAACGTATAATTTAAGGGGTCATATACAGttagttaaggggttatatatacggccgccgtggccgaatgggttggtgcgtgactaccattcggaattcagagagagaacgtaggttcgaatctcggtgaaagatcaaaaaaatttagaaaaagttttttctaatagcggtcgcccctcggcaggcaatggcaagcctccgagtgtatttctgccatgtaaaagctcctcataaaaaatatctgccgttcggagtcggcttgaaactgtaggtccctccatttgtggaacaacatcaagacgcacaccacaaattggaggaggagctcggccaaacacccaaaaagggtgtacgcgccaattatatatatatgtataattatatatatatattatatatacagttaaaattttcaaaaaatgatttttttcttaatgtgcaTAATACGAGTAATACCTACACACAGAAAacttaatatcgttccggtgaatattttcgaagttacacgcaaatcaCACAAGgcagcgcgtttttctcaaaatggagttttcaaagtcggagaccaacattactcgaaaaaagcCTAAGCCGATtaatctcaaattttaacacgagctcttaaatatattttttagtaactaattgaatattttttctcaccgataaatatttctttcacaaacaatttaaggccgaaattttggtcaaaaaccgatgtttttttttagaaaccgccattttgtaaaaaaaaaattgttttgcttattccttcaatTAAATACTAGATTTATagtactttaacgaaatctgtttggttttttaatttcagaggattcatttcagagatatagtggtcaccccaaaacgtcttttttgataGGATAATTTAGATTAATAAGTTTACAAGTTTCCTCAAAAACAATTCTGGGAAATTCCAttcttttcggccttctaactgtatataactccTTAAGGACCAAAGAGCATTTTAGAATTATTGTAATATGTGCAGAACTAATAGTTCACAAAACGCTCTATTGCATGATATGAaggattaaaattattttatgaattgcCAAACACTATTCAAagcgaaataaatattattatttaaatatagaaGATTATTGATCGATTATATATTCcagaaaatattgtataaaataatcTCATACGTAGCTCAAGGAAACCAcacaaaaaatgataaaatgtattaaattaatacaattatGAATTGAAAATAGCAATAAAGCTAAGTGAataagttcttcttcttaattggcgcgataaccgcttacgcgattttggccgagattaacaaagcgcgccagtcgtttctctctcgtgctaaccggcgccaattggacacaccaagtgaagccaagtccttctccacctgatctttccaacgcagaggaggccttcctcttcctctgctaccaccagctggtaccgcatcgaatactttcaaagccggagcgtttgtatccattcggacgacatgacccagccaacgaagccgctggatctttattcgctgggctatgtctatgtcgtcgtaaagctcatacagctcatcgttccatcgtctacgatattcgccattgccaacgtgcaaaggtccaaaaatcttacgcagaatctttctctcgaacactccaagcgtcgcttcatcggatgttgtcatcgtccaagcttctgcgccatacgttaggacgggcatgatgagagtcttgtagagtgttagttttgttcgtcgagagaggactttactgctcaattgcctacttagtccaaagtagcacttgttggcaagagagattctacgttggatttcaaggctgacattgttatcggtgttaatgctggttcctaaatacacgaagtcttttacaacctcaaaattataactgtcaacagtgacgtgggtgccgatacgcgagtgcgccgactgtttgtttgaagacaggaggtacttcgttttgtcctcgttcaccaccaaacccattcgctttgcctctttatccagttt comes from Anastrepha ludens isolate Willacy chromosome 3, idAnaLude1.1, whole genome shotgun sequence and encodes:
- the LOC128856850 gene encoding blood vessel epicardial substance isoform X3, producing MLLISALALGLVDSTNYNVGIHLGVFNLATTAVAAATTVAINTAVAADNVDTVIGGTMPLAATPNGGIEGVQVNALTTGTVSGTSIAHTTTSVGSSAGSGTITWDNNGTLRSLNPGDWSIEQCMIWQRPHHLYFQLGNAFFLLAFLAPHGPFGALWLRALILIGCTLMAMYGYLVECKPDVVLWSGLFFVVNFIYLIIVLCRLRPVRFDKEIEGVYASLFKPLRVTRHQFKKILNCMKLIRPLKYQEVYAQEKVTKVDSLSLVLSGKLVVSQNQRALHIVFPHQFLDSPEWFGVSTDDYFQVSIMAMEESRVLIWHRDKLKLSIMAEPFLQSVFDHILGRDVVKKLMQVTQVSESIASNGFLPSGNYDDAEDKPMLIMKKTVEGHGLTALINRQLQAIPRISRYYDCAGDPNSWRLGRIDETDHETAV
- the LOC128856850 gene encoding blood vessel epicardial substance isoform X5 → MLLISALALGLVDSTNYNVGIHLGVFNLATTAVAAATTVAINTAVAADNVDTVIGGTMPLAATPNGGIEGVQVNALTTGTVSGTSIAHTTTSVGSSAGSGTITWDNNGTLRSLNPGDWSIEQCMIWQRPHHLYFQLGNAFFLLAFLAPHGPFGALWLRALILIGCTLMAMYGYLVECKPDVVLWSGLFFVVNFIYLIIVLCRLRPVRFDKEIEGVYASLFKPLRVTRHQFKKILNCMKLIRPLKYQEVYAQEKVTKVDSLSLVLSGKLVVSQNQRALHIVFPHQFLDSPEWFGVSTDDYFQVSIMAMEESRVLIWHRDKLKLSIMAEPFLQSVFDHILGRDVVKKLMQVTQVSESIASNGFLPSGNYDDAEDKPMLIMKKTVEGHGLTALINRQLQAGDPNSWRLGRIDETDHETAV
- the LOC128856850 gene encoding blood vessel epicardial substance isoform X4, coding for MLLISALALGLVDSTNYNVGIHLGVFNLATTAVAAATTVAINTAVAADNVDTVIGGTMPLAATPNGGIEGVQVNALTTGTVSGTSIAHTTTSVGSSAGSGTITWDNNGTLRSLNPGDWSIEQCMIWQRPHHLYFQLGNAFFLLAFLAPHGPFGALWLRALILIGCTLMAMYGYLVECKPDVVLWSGLFFVVNFIYLIIVLCRLRPVRFDKEIEGVYASLFKPLRVTRHQFKKILNCMKLIRPLKYQEVYAQEKVTKVDSLSLVLSGKLVVSQNQRALHIVFPHQFLDSPEWFGVSTDDYFQVSIMAMEESRVLIWHRDKLKLSIMAEPFLQSVFDHILGRDVVKKLMQVTQVSESIASNGFLPSGNYDDAEDKPMLIMKKTVEGHGLTALINRQLQAGKQRSLSCFVERRKYSTFAWS